Part of the Streptomyces sp. NBC_01460 genome, CAGTTCCGTGGTCAGGTTCTGCCGGGCCCTTGCTTCCCATTCCGCCGCACCCTGGGGCGTACGGAACAGCCGGGGCAGCTCCAGCAGCTGCCGCAGCACGGCGGCCCGGCCCTCCGTGAAGGCGTCGTCGGGGACGAAGCCGTACTCCTCGCGCACCTGCGCCGCGTACGCCGCGTACTCCTTGGGGGCCGACGCGAGGATCGCGAGATCCGCGTCGCACAGCACCTCGCCGTTGGTGTCGCCGTCCGCCGGGTCGTGCGTGACGGTGAGCCGGACCAGGCGCGCGACCTCGGCCGTCCCGGCGTCGGGGACGCCCGCCTCCGGCAGGGCACGCTCGGCCAGCGCGGCGCTGCGCTCCTCGTTCTCGGAGCGGTCGGGCCGGTAGACGGCGTCGTGGAACCAGACGGCGAGGCGCACGAGGTCCGGGTCGGCCGCGTGGCCGGCGAGGGTGTCGACGCGGTCCAGGACCTGCGCGAGGTGGGCGGTGGTGTGGTAGCGCCGCTGGGGTTCGGCCCAGCGTGCGAGAAGGGCGTCGGCGTAGGGCAGGGGGTCGGGACCCGGCCCGCCGCGTGCCGCGAGCAGGGCCTCGCTCCAGCGGTCACGGAGCGCGGAGGTGGCGGACGTGTCGGGGGCGCTGTCGCTCATACGCCGAGGGTAGGACGTACGCCCCGCACGCGAGGCCCGCGCCCCGGTCCCGGTCGGCGGGTCCGGGGCGCGGGTCCGCCGCTCAGTGACCGGGTGCCGTGTCCAGGGCCAGGGCCGCGTACGTCGCCAGCCAGTGGTCGGAGGAGAAGTCGCCGGAGGACACGGTCGGCAGGCCGCGTGTGAGATGGGCCTCGGCCGACTCCAGGAGCGCGGTGCGGCCCGGGCCGTCCGGGAGCGCGCCCGCGATCGACCGGAGGGCGGCGGCCCGGCTCAGGGTGAGACCGAGGAGGTGGCCGATCTGCGGATCGGCGTGATCGGAGACCACCGGCGGGTCGAGCAGCGTGGAGTCGGGAGCGGCGGAGACCAGGTCCGGCAGGAACCGGGCGATCCAGGTACGGAATTCCGCCACCGGCAGCACCCGGCGCATCGCGTCCGCCTCGGCCAGGGCGGGGGACAGGAAGTCCTGGCCGGAGGGCTCCCAGTGGGCGGGGGCGTCGTGGTCGTCGGTGAACCAGGTCCGCAGCCGGTCCTCCGCCGCGTCGAGGACCGGTGCCGGCAGCCCTGCCGCTCCGCCCGCGTCCAGGACCAGGCCCAGGCCGAACGCGCTGTTGTTGTGGACGCCGTGCCGGACCGGGTACGTCGCCTTGGGCAGCCAGGCGCCGAGCAGGTCGCCGACCGCCTCCACACCGGGGGCCAGCGCCTCGGCCCAGCGGTCGCCGTCGGGCGTGGCGAGGGCCCGGCACTCCCCGGCGAGCGCGACCAGCCAGGCCCAGCCGTACGGACGCTCGAAGTGCGGCCGGCCCCGCAGGTAGGACGCCTCGACGGCGATGTTCCCGGGGGTCAGGTGCGTGTCGAGCACCTCACGGATACGGGTGGTGAGGGTGGCCGGAAGATCGCCGGTGGTGGAGAAACGACGCATCAGGCGGACGAGCAGCCAGTGCATGTGCACCGTGGAGTGCCAGTCGTAGCCCCCGTAGAACGCGGGGTGCAGCGTGCGGGGTGCGACGAGCTCCTCGGGCCCGGCGTAGAGGTGGGCCGGCGCGTTGGGGTATTCGCGTACGACGTTGGCGAGGGCCAGTTCCGCGAAGGGGACGGCGTACGCGGCGGGGAGCGCGGGGGGCATCGGGGTCACTCCAGGGGGGAGGGCGAGCGGCTCGGGTCGAGGGCCGGGGTGGGGTGTGGGACGTGGGACGTGGGGCGGGGGTGTCTCGGGTCAGAAGGCGAAGAGCGCCATGATCACGACGTTGCAGACCAGCAGGGCCGCCGCCGTGGGCAGCTGGGCCTTGATCGGGCCGTACTGGTCCTTGAGTTCGAGGAGCGCCGCCGGAACCAGGTTGAAGTTGGCGGCCATCGGCGTGACGAGCGTGCCGCAGAAGCCGCACAGCATGCCGATCGCGAGGACGGCGGGCGCGTTGCCGTTCATCTGCTCGATCAGGACGGGCCAGCCGATCGCGGCGGTCATCACCGGGAACGCGGCGAAGGCGTTGCCCATGACGATGGTGAACAGGGCCATGCCGCAGCAGTACACGGCCACGGCCACGAGCCTCTGGCCGTCCGGCAGTACCGCCTCGGTGATCCGGCCGACCTGTTCCCCGACCCCGGCGGTCTGGAAGATCGAGCCGAGGACGGAGAGCAGCTGCGGGAGGAGCAGCGCCCAGCCCATCGATTCGAGCATGTTGCGCCCGGAGTGCAGCGGCACGGAGACCTTCCGTTCGCGCAGGAGCACCATGCCCACGGCCAGCGCGGCGATCGCGCCGACCCCCAGGCCGAGAATGGTCTCGTACCCCGGCTCCAGGACCGGTTCGCCGCCGATCCTCCAGTTCTTCACGAGCGTCGCGCAGATCATCGCGACCACGGGGATGGTGAGGGCCGGGAGGAACAGCTTGTTGCCGAGCCGGGCGGCCGAGGCCGCGCGCCTCTCGCGGGACGGCGTGTGCGACTCGCCCTTCCCGGTGAGGCCGAAGCCGCCCAGGACGATCAGCACCAGGACGGCGACGCCCAGGGGTTCGGCGGGCAGGGACTCGTCGACGACTCCGGTGGAGTAGAAGAACGCGGCGCCCAGCAGGCCCCAGAAGCCGGCGGATCCGAAGCGCTTCGGATTGGTGCGGTCCCTGACCATCTGCGCGGCCATGACGAGGAACACCGCGCCGACGAGCCAGAAGAAGTACTCGGACTTGATCACTTGGCGTCCTCCGTGCGGGCCCCGGCGTGCTCCGTCAGGTCGTTCTCGGTGGCGGCGACGGCGAGTTCGCGCTCCAGCTGCCGGTCCAGGTTGAGCAGACGGGCCCCGTGGATCAGGAAGGC contains:
- a CDS encoding DUF979 domain-containing protein, with protein sequence MIKSEYFFWLVGAVFLVMAAQMVRDRTNPKRFGSAGFWGLLGAAFFYSTGVVDESLPAEPLGVAVLVLIVLGGFGLTGKGESHTPSRERRAASAARLGNKLFLPALTIPVVAMICATLVKNWRIGGEPVLEPGYETILGLGVGAIAALAVGMVLLRERKVSVPLHSGRNMLESMGWALLLPQLLSVLGSIFQTAGVGEQVGRITEAVLPDGQRLVAVAVYCCGMALFTIVMGNAFAAFPVMTAAIGWPVLIEQMNGNAPAVLAIGMLCGFCGTLVTPMAANFNLVPAALLELKDQYGPIKAQLPTAAALLVCNVVIMALFAF
- a CDS encoding HD domain-containing protein, which gives rise to MSDSAPDTSATSALRDRWSEALLAARGGPGPDPLPYADALLARWAEPQRRYHTTAHLAQVLDRVDTLAGHAADPDLVRLAVWFHDAVYRPDRSENEERSAALAERALPEAGVPDAGTAEVARLVRLTVTHDPADGDTNGEVLCDADLAILASAPKEYAAYAAQVREEYGFVPDDAFTEGRAAVLRQLLELPRLFRTPQGAAEWEARARQNLTTELELLTH
- a CDS encoding DUF2891 domain-containing protein, whose amino-acid sequence is MPPALPAAYAVPFAELALANVVREYPNAPAHLYAGPEELVAPRTLHPAFYGGYDWHSTVHMHWLLVRLMRRFSTTGDLPATLTTRIREVLDTHLTPGNIAVEASYLRGRPHFERPYGWAWLVALAGECRALATPDGDRWAEALAPGVEAVGDLLGAWLPKATYPVRHGVHNNSAFGLGLVLDAGGAAGLPAPVLDAAEDRLRTWFTDDHDAPAHWEPSGQDFLSPALAEADAMRRVLPVAEFRTWIARFLPDLVSAAPDSTLLDPPVVSDHADPQIGHLLGLTLSRAAALRSIAGALPDGPGRTALLESAEAHLTRGLPTVSSGDFSSDHWLATYAALALDTAPGH